GATAAGAATTTAGCCAAGTTGTGCAGTTTGGGCCATAGACAATATCTTCTTATATAAGGATCGCCGGTATTGGTGATCGACCTTCCATTATCTTTCACCAGGCATCTCCCTAAAAATTCCCTTGCAGAGTCCTTTGCACAACCAATGACTATATTGGTCTAATAATGCCCACATACTTATAGATTAAGCCTCTATTACTATAAATAATTAGCGTCTTACAAGCAGGAAAATTATCCTCAAACTGGTGGAAGGATTAGAAATGTCCCCAAGTGAAAATGTTAGCGAACTGGCGAAAGCGTTATCTCATCAGGAGCGGAGTGTTCGGATAAATACTGTCCTTGCGCTTAAAAAGATTGGCAATTCAGATGTTGTCGATCCACTGATCGAAGCCATGAAAGATCAGGATTTTGGTGTACGGGCTTTTGCTGCAGAAGCTCTTGGAGAAATCGGAGATCTGAGAGCGTTAGAGCCACTGATACATGCTTTGAATGACGCGAATTATGGCGTTCGACGAGATGCAGCGACAGCACTTGGTGCATTAGGTGATGAGCGAGCAGTAGAGGCACTCACAAGAGCCATGAAACGTCACGATACTGGTTTTTGTTACGAAGATGACCGTGTCTATGAGGAAACAAAAAAGGCTCTGGAAAAAATCCAGGGGAATTGAACACCGTTTATTCAGAGTGTGTCCTGCTGTGTGAGAAAATTCACGCCCATTTGGTTCACCTACTGAAAACGGCCATAATTAGGGCAATATGTCCCAACTGCACGCGTCACCCCAAAATAACGCCATTTTAGCGAATTTGGTCATTGATTAATTTGGGCTCTAGTAGATTGCCCCCCTCTGGCTGATTACACACTCAAACGATGATGAGCTATTCCTAGGATGCCGGTGGCTTTGACCCGGAGAATTTGCCCGTGATCACCTGGGTGGAGTGAGGGTGTTATCCGAGCGGATAAATTCGCTTCTCCTATATGGCTAATAATTTTCTAAAAATATTCGCCTTCTTCCGGAGTGAAATCTAAAGAATCGCCAAATGCTTGAATGTCGACAATAGGTGTTACCCAGCACCTGCAATTATCACATTCTGACATCAAACTCTCAACCTCATCAAGAAGAAATTCCTTTTCTGATCTAGATCTACAAATGTCACAAACGAAGTCGTCATTGACAGTATGCCACTTTACAGACCTAATGCATCCCCCTTCTCTCCATTCATTCACTAAATCATGCAATTCTGGCATTTTGACTCCCTACTTAAAATATGAGGGTTAGGAAATGATATGAGTTGAGAATGTTAGACCAAACAACAATTTACATCATGTGTTGATTATAATCTGTGGATGAATTCGCCCCCGTAATTATATCTTTAGGATCTAGGCGTATACATCCAGCATCTTCAGGAGAAAATTCTCTTGGCCAATTGGTTTTACTATCATAAGTCGCATTCTTCCAGCAAGTCTTACTGTTGTAGATTGCATCTGTAAAATCTGTCCCCGACAGGTGAGATTCTTCAAAAGATGCACCTTCAATATGTGCCCTGATAAATTTACACCCTTCCAGGTGAGCCTCATCAAAGACAGCATTAATAAGAATAGCTTCTACAAATATCGCTCTTTCGAGGTGGGCTTTCTTTAGGACTACATTTTCAAAATTTACCTTACTCAAATCTATTTCTTTTAAAACAGAATATGACAATTGCGCATTAACCATCGAGCCATCAGTTAACCATTCCTTATTTTTGGCCTGATAGTATGCATCAATTGAGAAGTATTTTGAGGGGTTGCCTAGATTTCTAAGTATTCTGCGTTTTTCCTCCCGCTCAAGGTATTTATGAGTAATGAAATCAAGGACAAGGATTGTAAAACCCATACCAATAAGTTCCGGATGAACATTAACAAGAAGATCTTGCCAATCTAAATTATTAGAAAAAAGCGTACAAAAATATGGACTTAACCCAAAGCCGAGGAGAACAAATCCTAAGAAAGCAATTATCCATTTCCAACAATTCGAATTACTATTCATAACAACCCCTTTAGAATTCTATCCAATAATGCTATCGAGATCGGTTTTTTAAACTATTGTTTTGTCTCGCTTTTAAGATATTCGACCAAATCATCCTCATGTCCCAACCTACTAGCAATTATTTCAGACGAATTTATGATCATTTCAGTAGGGTCAAACTCTGCAAGTTGTTTGATTAGATCGATAGCTAGTCTCTTAAGCTCTTCCCTAGATATCTGCTCAAAAAACATTTGCATTTCAATACTTAAATCATCCATTCGTATTGTTACAATTTCTTCATAAAATGGTGGGGGATAAAAATAAGTTAAAAAGCTTCTTCAAATGGAATGTGAGTAAACCTAAAGTACTTGTATTCGGTTCAGATTTCCCATTCTCAATATCCGAAAACGTTTGTTGATGAAAAAACTATATTCCACATAGCCTACTAAATTATATATCCTTTTTCTCTTGCCGTTCCCAAAATGTCGTAAACATTAATTATTCTTACGTACATTGCCCAATCGAAAAATGCTCAAAGATTAGCCCGTCTAGGCTTTAACCTCCACCCATGCAATTTGGTCCGCCAACTAAAAGCGGCTATAATTAGGGCGATATGTCCCAACTGCACTCATCCCCCCAAAAGATCGCCGTTTTGGCCAATCCGGTCATTGCGGATTCCCTCCTGCTGGCAGAAGATGTTGCCGAATTCCTGCGCGCTGAGGGTGCCGAGGCTGCTGCCGGTTCGTTGAACGATCCGGACCTGCGCCAGGCTGTTCAGGCACAGGAATTTGACGCGCTGATCGCTCTGGGTGGGGATGGCACGATGCTGCGGGCCGGTCACCTTTGCGCTCCGGCGGGGATTCCCCTGTTGGGGATCAATGTGGGGCATTTCGGTTTCCTGGTGGAGGTCAAGCGGGAGAGCTGGCGCGATATGCTGCCCAAGCTGCTCTCGGGCGATTTCCGCTATGAAGAGCGGATGATGATTCTGGCGCGCTGCTCCCGACAGGGCTTTGAAGAGACCGCTTTTGACGTGATCAATGATGTGGTGGTGGCCCGGGGACGGCATGTGCGCCCAATTGAGGTGGAAGCTGACCTGGAAGGCGCCCGAATCGCCAGATATAGCGCAGATGGGCTGATTGCGGCCACGGCTACCGGCTCCACGGCCTATGCCCTGGCTGCCGGCGGACCCATCCTGCCGCCCGAATCGCGTAATATCCTTCTGGTACCGGTTGCGCCGCACTTATCCGTGGACCGCGCTGTGGTTTTGGCGGAAGGCGCGTCAATTTGCATCACCGTCCGCACAGAGCATGAGGCTGTGGTCAGCGTGGACGGGCAGGAGCCCCTGACGATGGCCAGCGGCGACTGTGTGCAGGTGCGGGCCCATGAGAAGTCCCTGCATATGATCCGCTTTCAGGACCCCGGTTATTTTTATCGCAACCTCACAGCCTATATGGAACATAACCCCTTATTAAGTGTAAAAGCCAATGGAAAATTCAACTGAACCCAAAATCACCCCTGAAGAACCGGAAGTCACGCTGCGGTGCAATAAATGCGACCGGCCGATCACGCCCTCTGAGGCGGTCCTGACCCCGACTGGTTACCGCTGCAAGGATTGTGTCAACCAGCAGCAAAAGGTTTTTGACACCAGCAAGCCTTTGGATTATGTCTGGGCGTTTATCGCCACGGTGGTCATCTCCTTTCTCGGGAGTCTGTTGGGCACATTCGTCGGATTTTATATCTTCCTCCTGGCCCCAGCCGCAGGCGTGGCAGTGGCGGAGGTGGTCCGGCTGATCGTCCGTAAGCGGCGCAGTACGAAATTATTCAAGCTGGTCAGGATTGCCGTGGTTTTGGGCGCTCTGCCCCTGTTTCTGATTGGCTTGCTCAATGTTATCGTTACCCTGGGTGAAGGGACTTTTTCGCTCTACAGCGTGCTTCCTTTTGCTTATCAGATGCTCTACATGATCCTGGCAGCGCCATCCGCCTATTACCGGCTTTCCGGCCGTCGCCGTCCCTGATGAATTTTGGTAGAATCAACTTATGCTGACTGAACTTCGCATTGAAAACTTCGCCATCATCCAAAAACTATCTCTGGAATTTTCCCGGGGCTTGGTGATCTTCACGGGTGAGACCGGCGCTGGCAAATCCATCATTTTGGACGCGCTGGAAGCTGTCCTCGGCGGGCGGGCGGAAACCAACACCATCCGCACCGGGGATGACCGCGCCCAGATTGAAGCGACGTTTTTCCTGAACCCGGCCATTCGCGAGCCTGTTCAGCGGCTTTTGGAAGCGGAAGAACTGCTGGATGACCCCGAGTATGTGACCCTTTCCCGTGAAATTCGAAATGAAGGCCGCAACACCGCCCGGATTAATGGTCGTGTGGTGACGGCTGCGCTCCAACGGGAGATCGGTTCCTATTTGGTGGATATTCACGGGCAGTCCGAGCACCTCTCGCTGCTCCAGGTCCGCAGCCATCTGCATCTGCTGGATAGCTTCGCAGACCTGGCACCGGAATTAGCCGATTATCGACAGACCTATACCCTGCTGATGGAAGTGCGCCAGCAGCTGGCAACCCTCCGCCTGAGCGAGCAGGATGCCGCCCGGCGGACGGACATGCTCACTTTCCAGATTCAGGAAATTGACGCCGCTAAATTGAAGGCAGACGAGGAAGACGAATTGCGCCAGGAGCGCACCCGCCTGGCAAATGCCGAGAGCCTGGCCAGCCATGCGCAGAACGCGCTGAGCCTGATCGAGGATGATAACCCCGAGGTTCGCGGGATCAGTGAGCTCTTGGGTGAGGTGACGGCTTCGCTGCAAAGCCTGGCCCGGATCGATTCTTCCACCACCGCTTATCTTGAAACCGCCGAGACCAGCCTGGCAGCTTTGCAGGACCTGGCTTTGGAATTGCAGAACTACGCTGAGAATATCGAATTCAACCCCCGCGCCCTCGACCGGATTGAGGAGCGGATCGACCTCATCAATAACCTGAAGCGAAAATATGGCAACAGCCTGGAAGAAGTGATCGCTTTTGGTGAACGGGCGAGGCGTGAACTGGATTCCATCACTCACGCTGAAGAACGGTTAGGTGAGTTGGAAAGCCAGGAAGCTGAACTGTTGGAAGTCCTGGCGCAAAAAGCCGGGGTCCTGAGTGACCGCCGCCATGCAGCCGCCGAACAACTGGGCGGGCTGGTGGAGGTGGAGCTGGATGACCTGCGAATGGCGAATGCCCGGTTCCAGGCCGCCATCGAGACCCGCCCGGATGAACAAGGCATTCCCCTTGGGGATGGCAGCCGGGTGGCTTTTGACAGCACGGGATATGACCGGGTAGCATTTATGGTGGAGACTAACCCCGGTGAAGGCTTCAAGTCGCTGGTAAAAGTTGCCTCCGGTGGTGAGACCTCCCGCTTGATGCTGGCCCTTAAGGATGTGTTGGCTAATGCGGACCAGGTGCCGACCCTGATCTTTGATGAGATTGACCAGGGCATTGGCGGCCGGGTTGGGATGACTGTTGGTGAGAAGCTGTGGAGCCTTTCCCGTCAGCACCAGGTGATGTGCATCACCCATCTGCCGCAATTAGCGGCATTTGGCGAACAGCACTTGAAGGTCACCAAGCAGATGGTGGATGGCCGGACGATCTCGGATGTGCTTACCCTTTCGGGCAGAGACCGGCAAGAGGAACTGGCCCAGATGTTGGGGCCGGTGAGTGAAGGAACCCTGCATTCGGTGGAGGAAATCCTTCAGCTTGTGCGGGAACGCACTGAGAAATAACAACAGAAAATCGCCAATTTGGCGATTTTTTGTTTGTCAGCGTGATTTTTAGTTTACAATAGATGAAGCCGAAAAGAGGTCACTTCACACCACAACTCCTCAGGAAGGAGAGAGCTATGCCAAGTCTTAATGATGTACTTGCGGTGATCTTGGGAGGTGGTCAGGGTAAGCGCCTCTACCCGCTAACCATGCTGCGTTCCAAACCCGCTGTCCCGTTTGCCGGAAAATATCGTTTGATTGATATCCCCATTAGTAACTGCATCAACTCCAATATTTTCCGAATTGCTGTCCTGACTCAATTTAATTCCGTTTCCCTCCACCGGCATATCTCCGGTACCTACAATTTTGATAATTTCCATGTCGGGGGGGTCCAGATTTGGGCTGCCGAACAAACTATGGAGCATACGGAATGGTATCAGGGCACTGCAGACGCCGTCCGCAAACAGTTGTTTCAAATTCAGATGTCCCCGTCCAAATATGTTCTGATCCTGGCCGGTGACCACCTTTACCGGATGGATTATTCCAAGATGGCGCAATGTCACTGGGATAATAAAGCCGATGTCACCGTGGCTGTGCAGCCGATCGGCAGGGAGCACGCCTCCTCGTTTGGCATTCTGAAGTGTAACGAACAAGGTCAGATTGTTGATTTTGCTGAGAAGCCCAAAGATGCCGCTGTATTGGATTCATTTGTCTCTCGTGATGACCCCGAGAAACCCTACCTGGCCTCAATGGGCATTTACTTCTTCAACCAGGACACGCTGGTAAAGACACTGTCCTTGCGCCAGGGCGGCCAAAATTTTGATGATTTTGGCTATGACATCATCCCTCATTGCGTCAAGAATGGCCTGAAGGTTCAGGTCTATGAATTTGAAGGCTATTGGCGTGATATTGGGACGATCCGCTCGTTTTATGAAACTAACCTGGAAATGACTCGACCCAAACCGCCGTTTGATATCTATGACCAATCCCTCAGGCTCTATACCCATGCCCGTTTCCTGCCTGGATCACAAATGGCCAATTGTAAAATGCATGATGTGTTGATTGGGGAGGGCTGCAACATTCAGGATGCGACCATTGAGCATTCGATTATAGGTCTTAGGAGTATGATCAAAGGTGACACCCGGATCAAGGATTCGATAATGATGGGGGCGGACTACTACGATGATTCCGGTGATATCCCGATGGGTATCGGTGAGAATTGCGATATCGAAGGCGCGATCATTGATAAAAACGTTCGGATGGGTGCTAATGTGGTGATCAGGCCCTTCCCGCTGGGTACGGAGCTGGAGACGGATATGTACTCCGTCAAGGATGGCATCGTGGTGATCCCCAAACGGGCCATTGTCCCTTCCGGCACCCGGATTGAACCCTAATCCAGATAACCTCTGATGAAATAGAAAGAAAGACGCTCAAAAAGAGCGTCTTTTTTGTTTTCGGGTGTTAATTGATTCAAGCAACCCCTGCTATAATAATCCGCATGAAAACATACCTTGATTGTTACCACTGTACCCTGCGCCAGGCCCTGCAGGCCGCTCGCATGGCTGACGCTAACCCTGAACAGCAACATCAGGTGGTTCAGGAAACTCTTTCCATTCTCCAGTCTTTTCCACCTGGTGAGACCCCGGCTGAAATCGCTTCGGAAGTACATGCTTTAGTGCGGGAATTGACCGGGAAAGATGACCCTTATATGAGGGTCAAGCGGGAATCCACCGAGAAAGCTTTGTCCCTGCTGCCGGAATTGCGTCGGATCGTGGCGGAGGCGGATGATCCTTTGGAATCAGCCGTGCGGATGAGCATCGCCGGGAATATCATTGACTTTGGCCCCGGCCCGGAATATGATCTTTGGGAAGTGGTGGAACGTGTTCAGAAGCAGCCTTTTGCGGTTGACCGGATGGCAGAACTGAAGGCGGCGATTGAGTCAGCCAGTTCAATTCTCTATTTGGGTGATAACGCCGGTGAAGCGGTCTTTGATAAGGTGTTGATTGAAATGCTGGATAAGCCGGTTACCTATGTGGTTAAAGGGGGCCCGGTTTTGAACGATGTGACCTTGCAGGATGCTTTGGATGCTGGTCTTGATGAGGTGGCCGAGATCATTGACAATGGCAACCGGATTATTGGGACCGTCATCTCAGCCGGCAGTCCGGCTTTTCTGGAACGCTTCAACAATGCGGAGTTGATTCTTTCCAAAGGCATGGGAAACTATGAGACCCTTTCCGCAGTGGAAGCGCCAATCTTTTTCCTGCTGCAGGTTAAATGTACGGTGGTTGGTGCGGACCTGGGCGTGCCCAATGGCAGTGTGGTGGTGGCAACCGGCCCGCAATCGGCCTGAGTGGGTCTGAACCATTAGAGGTTTAATCAGATATAATTATATGGATTTGCGCCCGCATCAAAACAACCCTTAGATTATCTTAGGGTAACAAAAACGCTGGTGGGTAAAATTATTATTTGAATTTTTACTTACAGGAGTATTCATATATGAACGAAGACAGTCTCGTTTCAGAAAAGACCACCGGAAAGGGTGTGTCCATTTCCTGGCATTCCATGTCCAACGTGGACGTTTTAGAGAAGCTCGAAACGCCGTTGGAGGAAGGGCTTTCAACTGAGGAAGTTAAGGCACGCCAGGAAAAATATGGCCTCAATGAGTTAACCGAGGCGCCCCCCACAACCTTTTGGGAGATGCTTTGGGCTCAGATTAACAGTTTTGTGATCTACATGCTGCTGGCGGCATCGATTATTTCAGCTCTGCTGGGTGATTATGTGGAAGCTATCGCTATTCTGGCGATTGTGGTTCTCAATGCCATCATGGGCATCATTCAAGAAAGCCAGGCTGAAGCTGCTTTGGCGGCATTGAAGAAGCTGGCCGCCCCCGAATCTTCGGTTTTGCGCGATGGGCACAGGATTTCAGTCCCCGCCGCCCAATTGGTGCCGGGCGATATTGTTTTCCTGGAAGCAGGCAACTATATCCCTGCGGATGTCCGTCTGCTTGAAGCTGTGAACTTGCGGGTGGATGAGGCTTCGCTGACCGGTGAATCGCTGCCGGTTGAGAAGAACGCCCAAACCCGTTTGGAAGCGGATATCCCGCTGGGCGACCGGAAAAACACAGCCTTCATGGGCACCCTGGTCAATTATGGCCGCGGTAAAGGTGTGGTCGTTTCCATCGGTATGGAAACTCAGTTGGGTATGATCGCCACCATGCTCCAATCCGTTGAAAATGAAGAGACACCACTTCAGCGCCGGCTGGACCAACTTGGCAAAGTGCTGGGTTGGGGTTCGCTGGCGGTTTGTGGCCTGGTCTTTGTGATCGGTGCGGTTCGTTTTATTGCTGATAGTGGTTTTGGCAACATCTTAAGCCCCGCTGCCTTGGAGGAGTTCACTAACCTCTTTATGATCGCCGTCTCCCTGGCGATTGCGGCCGTGCCTGAAGGTCTTCCCGCTGTGGTGACCATCAGCCTGGCACTGGGTATGCGCGAGATGGTTCGCCGCCACGCCCTGATCCGCAAACTTTCCTCGGTTGAGACCCTGGGCTCCGCCACCGTGATCTGCTCCGATAAGACCGGTACCCTCACTCAGAATGAGATGACCGTGACCCGCATCTGGTCAGGTGACCAATTCGTGGACGTGACCGGCAGTGGGTATGCTCCAAAAGGTGATTTCACGGTCAATAATGAAAAAGTCTCGCTGGATAAATATCCAGCGGTTAAAACCTCGCTCTGGTTGGGCACCCTGAATAACGACTCTCAGCTGGAACACGCCGGTGAACAGGATGGTCAGGAGACCTTCCGGATGATCGGGGACCCCACCGAAGGCGCTATCCTAGTGGCTGCTTTGAAAGCTGGCGCTTCGGCTAAGGCTCTGAATGTCGCCTATCCCCGCCAGCAGGAGATTCCTTTTGACTCTACCCGCAAACGGATGGTTACGATCCATTCCGTTGAAAAGCCGGAAGATAGCGATATTTCACCTCTGGCGGAAGATGAAAAGCGTGAATGGCATATCATCGCCGTCAAGGGTGCGCCGGATGTCGTTTTGAACCTCTGTTCCCATATTCAAACCATGACTAATGGCGACGAGAAGCTGACTGATGATCGCCGCAAGCAAGTTTTGGCTGCTAATGACGCCATGACCGGCAGTGCGCTGCGCGTGTTGGGCGTTGCTTATCGGATGCTTCCGGTTTTACCGGATGAAATCAACAGCGAAGAGCTGGAAAAGGACCTCACTTTCGTTGGCCTGATCGGCATGATTGATCCTGCCCGGACAGAGGTCAAGGAAGCTCTTAATACTGCTCGTGACGCCGGCATTCGCACGATCATGATCACTGGTGACTATCCCAATACCGCCCGTGCCATTGCAGAAGAAATTGGTCTGCTCCAGGCTGGGCATAAGGTGATGACCGGTGCTGAGATCAATCATCTCTCAGATGAGGAAATGATCCAGAACGTGATGGAAACCGATGTCTATGCCCGGGTCAGCCCTGAGCATAAGATGCGTATTGTGGATGCCCTGCGAGCCAATGATGAAGTGGTCGCTATGACCGGCGACGGCGTCAACGACGCCCCTGCCATCAAACGGGCCGACATTGGCGTGGCAATGGGGATCACGGGCACGGACGTGGCCAAGGGCACAGCCGACATGGTCCTGACCGATGATAACTACGCCAGCATTGTTTCCGCCGTGGAACAAGGCCGGGTGATTTACAGCAACATCCGTAAGTTTGTCTATTACCTGCTTTCCTGTAATGCTGCTGAGATCATGGTGATCTTCCTGGCGACATTATTCGGCTGGCCTGTCCCGCTGACAGCGATCCAGCTCCTGTGGCTCAACCTGGTGACGGATGGCGCCCCAGCGCTTGCTTTGGGCACTGAACCGGGCGACCCCGATATCATGGATCAGCCCCCACGACCGACCAACGAGCCGATCATCAATAAATTCATGCTGGTTGGCATTGTGGTGCAGACGATTGCGATCACAGCCGTGACTCTGGGCGCTTTTGCTCTTGGATTAAACCAGGGGAGCCTTGAGTTTGCGGAGACGATGGCTTTCGTCACCCTCAGTATCTCAGAATTGTTCCGGGCTTTTACTGCACGCTCTGAGTATTACCCGCTGTTGAAGATTGGTTTGCTAAAGAACAAATTGATGAACTGGGCGGTGCTGGGTTCACTGGTGCTCATTATGCTGGTGATCTACATCCCCTTCCTGCAGCCCATTTTCAATACAGCAGCACTGGGCTGGGCGCAATGGCTGGAAATCCTCCCATTGATCCTGGTGCCATCGGCTGCGGCTGAAGTGACCAAGTTTGCCATGCAGAAGAAGATCCAGAAGGCTCGCGAAGAACGTTTGGCGCAATAAGCCTTACCCATTTGAAACCAAAGGCTGTCAGTGAAAACTGGCAGCCTTTTTAGCTTAAAATCAGCAGTATTTTAAGGCCTCGGATTGAACCGCTTTTCGATACGGCTTATAATGAGATGAATATTGGGAGTGACCCAAAATCAATACCAGGAGAGTCGTTTGTATGGATAAATTTATCGCTGTTGCGGGAAATATTGGCGTGGGAAAATCCACTCTTGTAAGGTTGATCAGTGATGAACTGGGTTGGTCGCCTTTTTTTGAGCCAGTTGCTGAGAACCCCTATTTGGCGGATTTCTATGACGATATGCAGTCCTGGGCGTTCCATTCCCAAATCTATTTCCTGATGCGGCGTCTGCGGATTCACCGGCAGTTGATGAACCGCCCCGGCTCGGTGATCCAGGATCGCAGCGTGTATGAGGACGCTGAAATCTTTGCTCATAACCTGTTCTTGCAGGATTCCATTACCGATCGTGATTATCAAACCTATCAGGAACTCTATAAGGTTCTGGTGGAGTTTCTGCCGCCACCGGATCTGGTTATCTATTTGAGAGCTTCTGTGCCCACACTCCTGGACAGAATCGCAATGCGGGACCGTTCATTT
This Chloroflexota bacterium DNA region includes the following protein-coding sequences:
- a CDS encoding HEAT repeat domain-containing protein, with the protein product MSPSENVSELAKALSHQERSVRINTVLALKKIGNSDVVDPLIEAMKDQDFGVRAFAAEALGEIGDLRALEPLIHALNDANYGVRRDAATALGALGDERAVEALTRAMKRHDTGFCYEDDRVYEETKKALEKIQGN
- a CDS encoding pentapeptide repeat-containing protein yields the protein MNSNSNCWKWIIAFLGFVLLGFGLSPYFCTLFSNNLDWQDLLVNVHPELIGMGFTILVLDFITHKYLEREEKRRILRNLGNPSKYFSIDAYYQAKNKEWLTDGSMVNAQLSYSVLKEIDLSKVNFENVVLKKAHLERAIFVEAILINAVFDEAHLEGCKFIRAHIEGASFEESHLSGTDFTDAIYNSKTCWKNATYDSKTNWPREFSPEDAGCIRLDPKDIITGANSSTDYNQHMM
- a CDS encoding NAD(+)/NADH kinase yields the protein MSQLHSSPQKIAVLANPVIADSLLLAEDVAEFLRAEGAEAAAGSLNDPDLRQAVQAQEFDALIALGGDGTMLRAGHLCAPAGIPLLGINVGHFGFLVEVKRESWRDMLPKLLSGDFRYEERMMILARCSRQGFEETAFDVINDVVVARGRHVRPIEVEADLEGARIARYSADGLIAATATGSTAYALAAGGPILPPESRNILLVPVAPHLSVDRAVVLAEGASICITVRTEHEAVVSVDGQEPLTMASGDCVQVRAHEKSLHMIRFQDPGYFYRNLTAYMEHNPLLSVKANGKFN
- the recN gene encoding DNA repair protein RecN; this translates as MLTELRIENFAIIQKLSLEFSRGLVIFTGETGAGKSIILDALEAVLGGRAETNTIRTGDDRAQIEATFFLNPAIREPVQRLLEAEELLDDPEYVTLSREIRNEGRNTARINGRVVTAALQREIGSYLVDIHGQSEHLSLLQVRSHLHLLDSFADLAPELADYRQTYTLLMEVRQQLATLRLSEQDAARRTDMLTFQIQEIDAAKLKADEEDELRQERTRLANAESLASHAQNALSLIEDDNPEVRGISELLGEVTASLQSLARIDSSTTAYLETAETSLAALQDLALELQNYAENIEFNPRALDRIEERIDLINNLKRKYGNSLEEVIAFGERARRELDSITHAEERLGELESQEAELLEVLAQKAGVLSDRRHAAAEQLGGLVEVELDDLRMANARFQAAIETRPDEQGIPLGDGSRVAFDSTGYDRVAFMVETNPGEGFKSLVKVASGGETSRLMLALKDVLANADQVPTLIFDEIDQGIGGRVGMTVGEKLWSLSRQHQVMCITHLPQLAAFGEQHLKVTKQMVDGRTISDVLTLSGRDRQEELAQMLGPVSEGTLHSVEEILQLVRERTEK
- a CDS encoding glucose-1-phosphate adenylyltransferase → MPSLNDVLAVILGGGQGKRLYPLTMLRSKPAVPFAGKYRLIDIPISNCINSNIFRIAVLTQFNSVSLHRHISGTYNFDNFHVGGVQIWAAEQTMEHTEWYQGTADAVRKQLFQIQMSPSKYVLILAGDHLYRMDYSKMAQCHWDNKADVTVAVQPIGREHASSFGILKCNEQGQIVDFAEKPKDAAVLDSFVSRDDPEKPYLASMGIYFFNQDTLVKTLSLRQGGQNFDDFGYDIIPHCVKNGLKVQVYEFEGYWRDIGTIRSFYETNLEMTRPKPPFDIYDQSLRLYTHARFLPGSQMANCKMHDVLIGEGCNIQDATIEHSIIGLRSMIKGDTRIKDSIMMGADYYDDSGDIPMGIGENCDIEGAIIDKNVRMGANVVIRPFPLGTELETDMYSVKDGIVVIPKRAIVPSGTRIEP
- a CDS encoding DUF89 family protein; the protein is MKTYLDCYHCTLRQALQAARMADANPEQQHQVVQETLSILQSFPPGETPAEIASEVHALVRELTGKDDPYMRVKRESTEKALSLLPELRRIVAEADDPLESAVRMSIAGNIIDFGPGPEYDLWEVVERVQKQPFAVDRMAELKAAIESASSILYLGDNAGEAVFDKVLIEMLDKPVTYVVKGGPVLNDVTLQDALDAGLDEVAEIIDNGNRIIGTVISAGSPAFLERFNNAELILSKGMGNYETLSAVEAPIFFLLQVKCTVVGADLGVPNGSVVVATGPQSA
- a CDS encoding cation-translocating P-type ATPase, which produces MNEDSLVSEKTTGKGVSISWHSMSNVDVLEKLETPLEEGLSTEEVKARQEKYGLNELTEAPPTTFWEMLWAQINSFVIYMLLAASIISALLGDYVEAIAILAIVVLNAIMGIIQESQAEAALAALKKLAAPESSVLRDGHRISVPAAQLVPGDIVFLEAGNYIPADVRLLEAVNLRVDEASLTGESLPVEKNAQTRLEADIPLGDRKNTAFMGTLVNYGRGKGVVVSIGMETQLGMIATMLQSVENEETPLQRRLDQLGKVLGWGSLAVCGLVFVIGAVRFIADSGFGNILSPAALEEFTNLFMIAVSLAIAAVPEGLPAVVTISLALGMREMVRRHALIRKLSSVETLGSATVICSDKTGTLTQNEMTVTRIWSGDQFVDVTGSGYAPKGDFTVNNEKVSLDKYPAVKTSLWLGTLNNDSQLEHAGEQDGQETFRMIGDPTEGAILVAALKAGASAKALNVAYPRQQEIPFDSTRKRMVTIHSVEKPEDSDISPLAEDEKREWHIIAVKGAPDVVLNLCSHIQTMTNGDEKLTDDRRKQVLAANDAMTGSALRVLGVAYRMLPVLPDEINSEELEKDLTFVGLIGMIDPARTEVKEALNTARDAGIRTIMITGDYPNTARAIAEEIGLLQAGHKVMTGAEINHLSDEEMIQNVMETDVYARVSPEHKMRIVDALRANDEVVAMTGDGVNDAPAIKRADIGVAMGITGTDVAKGTADMVLTDDNYASIVSAVEQGRVIYSNIRKFVYYLLSCNAAEIMVIFLATLFGWPVPLTAIQLLWLNLVTDGAPALALGTEPGDPDIMDQPPRPTNEPIINKFMLVGIVVQTIAITAVTLGAFALGLNQGSLEFAETMAFVTLSISELFRAFTARSEYYPLLKIGLLKNKLMNWAVLGSLVLIMLVIYIPFLQPIFNTAALGWAQWLEILPLILVPSAAAEVTKFAMQKKIQKAREERLAQ
- a CDS encoding deoxynucleoside kinase, with protein sequence MDKFIAVAGNIGVGKSTLVRLISDELGWSPFFEPVAENPYLADFYDDMQSWAFHSQIYFLMRRLRIHRQLMNRPGSVIQDRSVYEDAEIFAHNLFLQDSITDRDYQTYQELYKVLVEFLPPPDLVIYLRASVPTLLDRIAMRDRSFERTISANYLADLNDLYEEWVENFDLCPVLTVPSDDLDYVAKPQHLALVIEKVQEILIGKEEVRFDL